The region GGGAGCCGCCTTGAAAATCTCATGGAACCAATCCGTTCCGGTCTTATTCGCCCGGGTAATCCGGTAGAAGGCATTGTACTGCGAGGCATCGTTGTAGGTCGGGTTAACATTGTACCGCGATGGGTCTACCGATGGGTCGCCTTCTTTGGCTCCCTGTGGCGCGATATAGTCCGGCAAAACGGGCGTGGTGCCGCTGCCGTACAGCGGATCGTTAATGGCCACATTGGGGTTGGCGTTGCGAAGGGCATTGAACTTCAATTGAGCCGTTTCTTGCGGATTCAGCAAATCCCACACATTGCCGCCTTTAGGAATCTGCGTTCCGTAATAGGCATCGTACTGCACTTTTACCTTTCCCGTACCCCGGCGGGTCGTGATAATAATTACCCCGTTGGCGGCCCGTGAGCCATAGATCGACGCCGAACCGGCATCTTTCAAAACCTGCATGGAGGCCACGTCGTTCGGGTTGATGTCGTTGATGTTCTGCGTCGGTACGCCATCCACAACATACAGCGGCTGGTTGTTTCCGAACGTATTCAATCCCCGGATACGCACCTGGGGCGCTTCACCCGGCTGTCCCGAACCCAGCACCGTAACGCCCGACGCCCGGCCCTGCAACTGGTTGGTGATCTGCGACGTGGGCTGTTGCTGAAGCTCGGCCACGTTTACGACCGCCACAGCGCCGGTCAAATCTTTCTTGCGCTGGGTACCATAGCCCACAACTACCACCTCGCTCAGTGATTTTACATCCGATGCCAGTTGAATGTCGGGCAAGGTTGTCCGGTTGTTGATGGCTACTTCCTGCGCGGTGTAGCTGATGGATGAGATAACAAGTGTTCCATTACCGTCGGGTACGTTCAGGGAAAAACGACCCTCGGCGTCCGTGGCTGTACCGACATTGGTAGTTCCTTTGAGCAGAACCGTCGCACCGGGCAGACCAGCGCCTTTTTCATCGAGAACCCGGCCCGTGACGGTAATTGGCGGAACGGGTTTTTCGACGTTTGGGCTTGCTGTCGTGCTGGTAGCCGTAGCGGCCCGTTTCAGGATGATGGTTTTGCCACCTACTTCATAATCAATAGACGCAGGACTGAGTACTACGTCGAGCACCGCCGACAGCTTCTCGTTGGTAAACGTCAGCGAGCTGATGCGCTGCTGGCTGAAGATGCGCGGATTATACATGAACTTCACATCGGCTTCTTTACCGATGCGACTGATTGCCTGTTCAACGGTCAGGTTCGAGAGCTGGAGGCTAACGCGTTTGTTGAGTAATTCCTGACCATACGTGTCGTGCGCCTGTGCGATCGTGGCGAAGGCGGTTACCACGAAAAACAGGTAGAAACTGACTCGCATAATTTTGAGCAGCCTTTGCTGCATTTGTATTCGAATTGTCATACTTTTGAATTGGTTGTCGGTTTAACTCGGCAATAAAATTCCCTTACCCTGCAGAGGGGTGCTTTTTTCGAAGAGAGCAAGTGGGGATAACTCTGGAGTCAGTGATGTTGGCGCATTGCTGACTCTTTTTTTGTGTTTAGGCTAGGTGTTTTTCAGACATAGGCGGAGTAAGTAAGTTGAGTAATTTTATTGGCATCCTTTACTACTGATTAAGATCTTCCCATCCATCTGTTCATGCTGGGCATCCAGCGTCTGGCAAATCATATTGAGCTTTTCGAATAGCGGTTCATCGTCCAGCGAAGCCGTCAGGTAACAGTTTTTCATGACCTCTGCGTCGAAGATGATCTCCACCCCATAGGCCTTTTCCAGCGATGCGAAAACCGCCGAAACCGGCGTATCGTTGAACTCGAACACCGACCGCTGAATGGGCATGTCGAGCAAGTTGGGCGACTCTACCAGCGACCGCAGCAACCGGCCTTCCTCCCGGTCGAAAAGGCCCCGCTGATTCGGCGTGAGCACTAAACCGATCAGTTGCTTCGATTCCTTTTTTTCGACCCGTTCTTTATCAAATCGTGTGAAAACGGAGACCTTGCCCGTCTTGACCGTTACATCGACGGCCTGCCTGTCGTAGGCCCGAACCGTAAAGCTGGTACCGAGAACTTTTGCAATCAGGTTGTCGGCATACACGAAAAAGGGCTTATCCGGGTTTTTGGCAACTTCAAAAAACGCTTCGCCGGTCAGGTAAACTTCCCGTTTCGGATGTTGGTCAAACTGTTTGGGGTAACTGATCCGGCTGTTGGGCTGAAGCACCACCGAACTGCCATCGGCGAGGAGAACCAGTCGACTTTGGGTCGTTTCATTGACAACCTCTTCCAGCGGTGCTGCCGCTGCCGACACCATCTGCCGATAAATAGCCGTTGAAGGCGGTAGTGCCTGCTGGTTACGGTGCCAGCTATACCAGGTTACGGCCAGTACAACCACCGCAGCAGCGGCCCACCGCCAAACGGGCGAGTGATGCCAGGGAATAGATTGTATAAAAGGAGTCGGTTCGGTATCCTGCATTATTTGCCGGATGTTGTGTCGAACACTGGCGGCCGGCAACGCAAAGGTATCGCCTTCAATCGCTCGCAGAACCTCTTGTGCCTTTCGGAAAGTAACCTCTTTCTGCGGGTACAGAAGCAGAAAATCATCCCATTGTTGAGCGGCTTCCGGCGTAGCTTTTCCGAATATCCACAGCCGGAAAGAATCATCTTCCAGAAAATCGTCCAGCTCAGAATGGTTACTTCTTTTCATCAAAAAACGCTACTTGTCTACCCCTTTATTCAGACAATTAGCGGGGGTAAATAATATACCCTCCGTTTTTGACTTTTTTTAAAAAGTTTTTGCAGGAAATGACGACGCTACCGGAAAAAGGCCAACAGCAGTGCCGAAATAGTGAAATTAACCCAGTGTTCGCGCAGGAAGGTGAGTGCCTTGTGGAGGTGATTCGATACGGATTGCCGGTTAATGGTCATCACCTGCGCAATATGGTCGACGTCCAGTCCTTCAAAATAGCGAAGGTAAAGGGCTTCCTGCTGGCGTACGGGCAGTTGATTGATGGCTTCCTTGATCTTATGCGTTGTCAGCTGTTCATTTTCCAGTAGGAAAAGGGTATCCTGAAAGTTCTGTTCGGGAGCCATCTCGGCGGCTTCATCTTCGGAGACCCAGCCCCGACGATAAACGCGCTGTAATTCGAGCAGCATCTTATGCCGAAACGACTTGAAGAGGTACTTTCGGATGGAGTCGGTAGCACTAAGGGATGCCCGCTTTTCCCACAGATATACGAATAAATCGTGCAGGCAATCTTCGATCAACCCAACGTCTTTGGTGAATCGGGTACCAAACCGAAACAAGCTTGTGTAGTTGTTCGCAATAATCTGCTCAAAGGCCACACGATCACCTTCCCTGAAGCGTTGCCAGAGCTGTAAATCTGAAGGGTGACTAGTATATGAAGCCGTATTAATCATGGAAATAGTCTCAATATTTACCCTTAAAAACCAATCTTCCAAGTCAATTTTCACATTATTATCCTAGAGTGAAAACGGGTCTAAAAGGGTATACTACTAAAACGAACCGGCCGTGGCATTATTTATCTATAGAATATGAATACTGGCAGAAAAATGGTCGGTTGAATAAGATATAGGGTAATAAAAAAGCAATTCTGGGCGGTGAAGCGTTAACAGAGAGGTAAGAATAGGGAATCGGCTAATCTCGATTAGTAGGTACGGTTTAAAACCTATAGGTACTTTAAGGCAATCAACGTTATGGAAAAGCAACTGTTAATTATACTATCGCTAGGGCTGATAAGCGTGTCGGCCGTGGCGCAGACAAAAACCGCACCGGCTGTTCCACCATCCATTGTTGCGGCCATTGAGGGAATCACTAACAAGCGGTTTGTGGCCGATACCACGTATGGTGCATTAACCGTGCAAGACGATTCGTTGCTGGCCAAAGAACCAAGAGCCAACTGGAGTTTACTTCAGGAATCAGGGAGTATGAGCTATTCCAACCTCGTAATCGGCACTCGTTCGTATCAGCTGCTCATCACAAAGTCGCCCAAAGATGTACACGCAACGGCCACCCTGTTGCGCTACACAACGCCAAAATCCAAGCCTGAACCCATTGCGCGGGGAACCCTGCAACCAAAAGTAGAGGAGAAGGCAAAGTAAAAAGCGTCCTGTAGCAGGCTTTTTCAGCCATGTTAACGAATAGATGGTTTAAATTTTTGCTGCTCCTGCTGGCAGTTCCCGCCATTACGGTCGGGCAAGGTTCGGGGGCTCAGTCGATTGTGACACCCCGGATGCGGGTAATCGTCGACAATGATTTTAGTGGCGACCCCGATGGGCTGTTCCAGTTGGCTCATTTACTGCTGTCGCCTTCGGTAGATGTAAGAGCGATTGTAGGGTCGCATCTGCGCGTCGGGGACGGATTCGATAATTCGACTACGCAGGCCGATAACGCTGCAAAGAAAGCGCAGGAGCTTGTTCAGGTTATGGGCGTGAAGCTCAATATTCCCATTATAGCCGGGTCGAATACGGCTATGCCTAATGATAGCACCCCTGTTAAAAGCGAAGCGGTAAAGTTTATTATCCGGGAAGCGCTACGCACCGATACACAATTACCCTTATATGTTCTCTGCGGGGCAGGGCTTACCGAAACGGCTTCGGCCCTGCTGACCAATCCGCAGATTGCCAATAAACTAACGCTGGTCTGGATTGGCGGTCCGGAATATACTGATCTGGCCCTGCCTCCGCCAAATTATTCCACACCGGAGTATAACTTGAACATAGATATTGCCGCAGCTCGGGCCGTGTTTAACCGGGCAGCCGTGCCCATCTGGCAAATTCCCCGAAATGCTTACCGGCAGGCCCTGCTGCCCTATTCGTTGCTCCAGCTGAAGGTGAAGCCGCAGGGTAAAACGGGAAAATATCTTTCCTATGTGCTGGAGCGATTGATGACCCGCTTACAGCAGTACAAGCTCAACATTGGTGAAACCTATGTGCTGGGTGATAGTCCGCTGGTATTGCTGACGGCCCTGCAATCGTCTTTCGAGGCCGACCCATCATCGAGCGAGTATGTTTTAAGAATGTCTCCCCGAATTACACCACAGGGAACGTACGAGTACAACCATACCGGCCGACAGATTCGGGTGTATAACCGGCTGGATATTCAGTTGATGTTTACCGACTTCTTTGCCAAGCTGGAATTGATGAACCGACCGTAAGCAAAACTTAAAATTTGCTTAGAATGTCGACGGTTTTCAACCACACCGCCACTTCTGCCGTTTAGTAGGTATTTGAAGCTGTACCCACGGGTTTTAACCCGTGTTTTCTTATAAAAAATACACGGGCTAAAACCCGTGGGTACAGCTATTACTACTAGTCTGCTGACGAATGGCCAATAGACCTTCCCGATACGCGCAGGTGCTGGCCTGGCTCGATCAACACATAATCCGACGGCTGTATACCGAACGTATCCGCCGGGTTATTCTGCAAAGTTTGCCATTCTGGGTCGCTTCATTGCTGACCGGGCTTATAGCCGTCGGTTACGAAGAACTGTTCGTTTTAGCGGAAGATATTAGTTTCACCTGGCTTGAAGCACATCCGCTACTGGTGTTTGGGCTTACGCCCCTTGCCTTTCTGATGGCCTGGTTGTTGGTGAAAAAGCTGGCTCCGGCGGCAAGAGGAAGCGGCATCCCGCAGGTGATGGCCGGTATTGAACTTTCCAACCCGGCGTCGCACGGCCGTATCGGCTACCTGCTGGATTTGCGGGTGGTAGCGGTGAAGATGGTGAGCAGCCTGGTTTTACTGGCGGGTGGCGGTGTTATTGGGCGGGAAGGACCAACCATTCAGATTTCAGCCGCCATTTTTCGGGCTATCAATCGACTGCAACCGGCGGGCTGGCCCCAGCTGTCGCGTCAGATCGCTCTCGTTACGGGCGGAGCGGCCGGTCTGGCAGCTGCCTTCAACACGCCCCTTGGTGGGATCGTCTTTGTGGTCGAAGAACTTACGCAGACGCACATCACTCGTTTTCGGACCGCTGTTTTTACGGCCGTTATCATTGCGGGTATGACGGCGCAGGCTATTCAGGGGCCTTATTTGTATTTGGGGTTTCCGAAAGTAACGGCATCGACGGGCTGGTTTTTGGGCATTGTCGTACTCGTCGCCATGTTTTGCGGACTGGCAGGTGCCGTGTTTGCCAAAACGCTGTTGTGGATAAATGCATACCGACGACGGTTTACCACACTACCCCAGCAGGCGGCCTGGGTAGCCGGTTGTGGCCTGGTTATGGCGGCTCTGGCGTATTTGATGGGTACCGATGCTGTTGGAACGGGCAAACCGATCATTAACCGGTTATTGTTTCAGAATGATCACCTGACTCCCTGGTATCTTTTTCCGGTTCGATTTGCGGGTATGGCGCTTAGCTATAGCAGTGGAGCCGCCGGGGGCGTTTTCGCGACTTCGCTCAGCGCCGGAGCCATTCTGGGTGACGCTCTCTCCCGACTGGCCCGCGTAACGCCAAGCGACACGAACCTGGTTATTCTGGTCAGCATGGTCAGCTTTCTGACGGGCGTAGTCCGGTCGCCGTTCACTGCGGCTATTCTTGTACTGGAAATGACCGACCGGCATTCGGCTATTTTTCAGTTACTCCTCGGCGGTCTTATGGCGCAGGGAGCCGCATCGCTGATCGACCCGGTTTCATTCTACGAGCATCTGAAAGAAGGATTTATCAAGGAAACGCTGGCGCAGCCTGTCACGCTGACAAAAGCAGTTGACCCGACCAAGACCGACTAGATCAGACTTGTTCTTCGGGTGGATACAGCCGCCGGATGAGCCGTTCCATCGTTAGCCCCTGCCCGATTACAGAAAACAGAACTACCGCGTAGGTGACGCTTACAATAAAGTCTTTGTGGGGTAAGTCGTTATCGATCGATAAAGCCATAGCAATCGAAAGCCCACCCCGTAAGCCGCCCCAGGTGAGCATGAGGGGCGCTTTTGAATCGAGGTCGAGCCAGCGACGGGCTAGTGTAAACGGAATCAGAATAGCCAGGTACCGCGACAGCAGGACAATCAGGATGACAACCAGATAGATGGTCCAGTACGAAATGTGAAAGTCGATCACCAGTAGTTCGATACCGATCAGCACAAAGAGCAGGGCATTCAGAATGCTGTCGATCAATTCCCAGAAGCCGTCAACATAACGCTTCGTTGTCTGGCTCATGGCATCCTGACGGGCGTTGTTATCGCCCACAAACAAACCCGCCACCACCATCGCCAATGGCCCCGAGATGTGCAGGCTCTGGGCCAGCAGGTAGCCACCCATTACGGCGGCTACGGTAATCATTACTTCGGTTTGGTAGTGGTTTATGGAGCGAAGGAGCCAGTACATCAGATAGCCCAGCGCTATTCCGAAAATGACGCCCCCACCAGCTTCTTCGACGAATAACCAGATAATTTCTCCGGCGCTTATACTCTCGGCACCATTGCGAACAATCTGATAAATGGAGGCAAAGACAACGACGCCGACCCCGTCATTAAATAGTGATTCACCCACAATGTTGAGCTTAACACTCTCCGGGAGTTTGAACTTGGCCAGAATGCCTAATACGGCAATTGGATCGGTAGGGGAAATAAGCGCACCAAATAAAAGACACAGAGTGAAGGGTAAATTTATACCCAGGAATTTAGTGACGTAATAAACACCCGTGCCAACCAACACCGTGCTGAGCAGTACACCCACGAAGGCAAATAGCATGACCGACCGCCGTTCGACCCGTAATTTGGCTGCATCGGTATGAAAGGCCCCCGCAAAAAGCAGGAAGCTTAACATGACGTCGAAAAGAGCTTTTCCAAAATCGATTTCACGAACTGTCTGCCGAACCAGTGTAAGGCTGGCCGGATAAATGGCGTTCATTCCGATTAGCAACAGCGAAAAACATAGTGACAGCACCATAATACCAATGGCGTCTGGTAGTTTGAGCCACCTTGTATTTAGGTAGGCAAGTAACGCTGAAGCAACAATAAGTAATGTAATCAGGGTAAATAGATCCATAATAGACGGAGTTGCTGTGCAAGATTACATTAACTTCCGATTAAAAGCCATTGATACTAACTAAAGGGTACTTTACGGGAAAGTGTTCAGAAATGCCCGCCATCGACTCTATGCATCGATAGAAAATGCAGCTTTGGCTAAGTCAGTTCGCCCGGATGAAGTGTAATTTCAAGTAGGCAGATTTACAATAATCTGATCTGTTGACCCCTAACTATCAGGCTTTATGGCTTTAATTTTGTATTAGTAGAGGAAATTTTTGTTAACTCGGTCTTATACCAATATACAATACTCACCTTACATATGCAACGTAGAGAAGCCTTACAACAGGCAGCCTTAATGATGGGGGTTATGCTATCGGCTCCCACGCTGGCGGGCGCAATGGGTCGTGTGACGAACACGGGTCCAAGCGTAGCCGTCTCGCCCGACCAGGAAGCCCTGCTGGCCGAAGTAGCCGATGTGATCATCCCAAACACCAGTACGCCGGGCGCTAAAGCCGCCGGTGCCGAAAAATTCATTGTCCGCGTCATGCGCGACTGTTACCCCAAAGCCGATCAGGAGAAATTCTACGCGGGGCTGGCCAAATTGGATGCCGACAGCAAAACCAAATTTGGCAAAGGCTTCGCTGCGCTGGAAAACGCTCAGAAAATTGATATGGTGAAACAGACCATGACGGAAGACAAACCGTTTTTCCTGCGGATGAAAGAACTAACCACCACCGGCTATTTCACCTCCGAAATTGGTGCAACCAAAGCCCTCGAATACCTGCCCGTTCCGGGCCAGTTCAACGGCTGTATGCCCATGAAACCCGGCCAGAAGGCGTGGGCTATATAAGTATGTAGTAGTTAGGAGCGAGGAGTTAGAAGAGAGGAGCCATCCGGCGGCATAAACTATGCCGGTTCGCCCTCCTCACTCCTAATAATCGTTCCTATTACTGACTCTTAACACACGAGTAAGGCGCAAGCAGTAAACAGGGTGATCGCGCTAGCAAACAGCACGCCGGTCCGCCGGTGCGGTCAGCCCTCCTCACTTCTAACTCCTCACTCCTAACTCCTTAAAAAAAACATGTACCTCAATATAGACTCCATAAAAGACCAGACCTACGATGCCATTGTCATCGGGTCGGGTATATCGGGTGGCTGGGCCGCCAAAGAACTGACCGAAAAAGGGCTTCGTGTGCTCATGCTCGAAAAAGGGCATAAACTCGACCACGTAACCGACTACGAATATGCCATGAAAGACCCCTGGCAGACCAAATACAACGGTCGGCTGACGGAAGAACAAAAGGAGTCGCACCCGAAACTGGCCCGCGATTACCCGTACAACGAAATGACCCAGAACTATTGGATGAAGGATACGGATTCCAATTATAAAGAAGTAAAGCGGTTTGACTGGTACCGGCCTAATATCGTGGGCGGTAAGTCCATTATGTGGGGACGGCAGTCGTACCGGTTGAGCGACATCGACTTTGAGGCCAACGCCCGCGAAGGCATTGCCGTCGACTGGCCAATTCGCTACAAAGACGTGGCACCCTGGTACTCGTATGTCGAGAAGTTTGCCGGTATTTCGGGCGAGAAGCTGAATCTGCCCCAACTGCCCGACAGCGAGTTTCTGCCGCCGATGGAGATGTATTGCGTAGAGAAAGAAGTACGCAAGCGGATCGAGAAGAACTTCCCCGGCCGGACCATGACCATCGGGCGCGTAGCCAACCTGTCGAAAGCCGCTCAGGCGCAGATGGGCGTTGGCCGGGCCTCGTGCCAGTACCGCAACAAATGCTCGCTGGGTTGCCCCTATGGCGCTTACTTCAGTACCCAGTCGTGTACATTACCGCCAGCCGCCAAAACGGGTCGGCTGACCCTGCGTCCTGA is a window of Spirosoma linguale DSM 74 DNA encoding:
- a CDS encoding anti-FecI sigma factor, FecR (PFAM: FecR protein~KEGG: avn:Avin_10460 anti-sigma factor, FecR family), whose translation is MKRSNHSELDDFLEDDSFRLWIFGKATPEAAQQWDDFLLLYPQKEVTFRKAQEVLRAIEGDTFALPAASVRHNIRQIMQDTEPTPFIQSIPWHHSPVWRWAAAAVVVLAVTWYSWHRNQQALPPSTAIYRQMVSAAAAPLEEVVNETTQSRLVLLADGSSVVLQPNSRISYPKQFDQHPKREVYLTGEAFFEVAKNPDKPFFVYADNLIAKVLGTSFTVRAYDRQAVDVTVKTGKVSVFTRFDKERVEKKESKQLIGLVLTPNQRGLFDREEGRLLRSLVESPNLLDMPIQRSVFEFNDTPVSAVFASLEKAYGVEIIFDAEVMKNCYLTASLDDEPLFEKLNMICQTLDAQHEQMDGKILISSKGCQ
- a CDS encoding RNA polymerase, sigma-24 subunit, ECF subfamily (TIGRFAM: RNA polymerase sigma factor, sigma-70 family~PFAM: Sigma-70 region 4 type 2; sigma-70 region 4 domain protein~KEGG: bba:Bd0743 RNA polymerase sigma-E factor), which translates into the protein MINTASYTSHPSDLQLWQRFREGDRVAFEQIIANNYTSLFRFGTRFTKDVGLIEDCLHDLFVYLWEKRASLSATDSIRKYLFKSFRHKMLLELQRVYRRGWVSEDEAAEMAPEQNFQDTLFLLENEQLTTHKIKEAINQLPVRQQEALYLRYFEGLDVDHIAQVMTINRQSVSNHLHKALTFLREHWVNFTISALLLAFFR
- a CDS encoding Inosine/uridine-preferring nucleoside hydrolase (PFAM: Inosine/uridine-preferring nucleoside hydrolase~KEGG: eca:ECA1874 putative inosine-uridine preferring nucleoside hydrolase); amino-acid sequence: MLTNRWFKFLLLLLAVPAITVGQGSGAQSIVTPRMRVIVDNDFSGDPDGLFQLAHLLLSPSVDVRAIVGSHLRVGDGFDNSTTQADNAAKKAQELVQVMGVKLNIPIIAGSNTAMPNDSTPVKSEAVKFIIREALRTDTQLPLYVLCGAGLTETASALLTNPQIANKLTLVWIGGPEYTDLALPPPNYSTPEYNLNIDIAAARAVFNRAAVPIWQIPRNAYRQALLPYSLLQLKVKPQGKTGKYLSYVLERLMTRLQQYKLNIGETYVLGDSPLVLLTALQSSFEADPSSSEYVLRMSPRITPQGTYEYNHTGRQIRVYNRLDIQLMFTDFFAKLELMNRP
- a CDS encoding Cl- channel voltage-gated family protein (PFAM: Cl- channel voltage-gated family protein~KEGG: bba:Bd1816 chloride channel protein); the protein is MANRPSRYAQVLAWLDQHIIRRLYTERIRRVILQSLPFWVASLLTGLIAVGYEELFVLAEDISFTWLEAHPLLVFGLTPLAFLMAWLLVKKLAPAARGSGIPQVMAGIELSNPASHGRIGYLLDLRVVAVKMVSSLVLLAGGGVIGREGPTIQISAAIFRAINRLQPAGWPQLSRQIALVTGGAAGLAAAFNTPLGGIVFVVEELTQTHITRFRTAVFTAVIIAGMTAQAIQGPYLYLGFPKVTASTGWFLGIVVLVAMFCGLAGAVFAKTLLWINAYRRRFTTLPQQAAWVAGCGLVMAALAYLMGTDAVGTGKPIINRLLFQNDHLTPWYLFPVRFAGMALSYSSGAAGGVFATSLSAGAILGDALSRLARVTPSDTNLVILVSMVSFLTGVVRSPFTAAILVLEMTDRHSAIFQLLLGGLMAQGAASLIDPVSFYEHLKEGFIKETLAQPVTLTKAVDPTKTD
- a CDS encoding sodium/hydrogen exchanger (PFAM: sodium/hydrogen exchanger~KEGG: noc:Noc_0159 sodium/hydrogen exchanger) encodes the protein MDLFTLITLLIVASALLAYLNTRWLKLPDAIGIMVLSLCFSLLLIGMNAIYPASLTLVRQTVREIDFGKALFDVMLSFLLFAGAFHTDAAKLRVERRSVMLFAFVGVLLSTVLVGTGVYYVTKFLGINLPFTLCLLFGALISPTDPIAVLGILAKFKLPESVKLNIVGESLFNDGVGVVVFASIYQIVRNGAESISAGEIIWLFVEEAGGGVIFGIALGYLMYWLLRSINHYQTEVMITVAAVMGGYLLAQSLHISGPLAMVVAGLFVGDNNARQDAMSQTTKRYVDGFWELIDSILNALLFVLIGIELLVIDFHISYWTIYLVVILIVLLSRYLAILIPFTLARRWLDLDSKAPLMLTWGGLRGGLSIAMALSIDNDLPHKDFIVSVTYAVVLFSVIGQGLTMERLIRRLYPPEEQV
- a CDS encoding conserved hypothetical protein (KEGG: cak:Caul_4605 hypothetical protein), translated to MQRREALQQAALMMGVMLSAPTLAGAMGRVTNTGPSVAVSPDQEALLAEVADVIIPNTSTPGAKAAGAEKFIVRVMRDCYPKADQEKFYAGLAKLDADSKTKFGKGFAALENAQKIDMVKQTMTEDKPFFLRMKELTTTGYFTSEIGATKALEYLPVPGQFNGCMPMKPGQKAWAI